One stretch of Janibacter limosus DNA includes these proteins:
- a CDS encoding DUF3052 domain-containing protein, which produces MNEHRAGEGTTVVMGQSSAQGEDLARDAVSKLGFAKEQIVQEYGWDDDADEALRTAIEEVVGDPIEDEEYTGVVDAVILWWRDGDGDLTDALVDTLGTLAEGSSIVLLTPRPGQQDEVDPSEVDEAATTAGLHTSGNVMCSEYWVATRLAARKGVA; this is translated from the coding sequence ATGAATGAGCACAGAGCAGGAGAAGGGACCACGGTCGTGATGGGGCAGTCGTCGGCACAGGGAGAGGATCTCGCCCGGGATGCCGTGTCCAAGCTGGGCTTCGCCAAGGAGCAGATCGTCCAGGAGTACGGCTGGGACGACGACGCCGATGAGGCCTTGCGCACGGCCATCGAGGAGGTCGTGGGCGACCCCATCGAGGACGAGGAGTACACCGGCGTCGTCGACGCGGTGATCCTGTGGTGGCGCGACGGCGACGGTGACCTCACCGACGCCCTCGTCGACACCCTGGGCACGCTCGCCGAGGGCTCCTCGATCGTGCTGCTCACGCCCCGTCCGGGCCAGCAGGACGAGGTCGACCCGAGCGAGGTCGACGAGGCTGCCACCACCGCCGGGCTTCACACCTCGGGCAATGTCATGTGCTCCGAGTACTGGGTGGCGACCCGGCTCGCCGCCCGCAAGGGCGTCGCCTGA
- a CDS encoding PH domain-containing protein encodes MDEQPAGPPSTPPPPGPSVLPLRGDHGADWHPVSPKLAGVRRVSATAALLPAALALAFTSVYLWWWLAIGAGAVVLVWAWLMWVLGVQVRAISWAELPEELAIRKGRMWRRLVTIPYGRIQYVDLSSGPYKRQAGLADITVNTASPASSGDIPGLPVEVAEELRVRLAARGEAQRAGL; translated from the coding sequence GTGGACGAGCAGCCGGCAGGACCCCCTTCGACCCCGCCCCCTCCGGGCCCGTCCGTGCTGCCCCTGCGGGGTGACCACGGGGCCGACTGGCACCCCGTCTCGCCCAAGCTCGCCGGGGTGCGACGGGTCAGTGCGACCGCGGCACTGCTCCCGGCGGCGCTCGCCCTCGCCTTCACCTCCGTCTACCTCTGGTGGTGGCTGGCCATCGGCGCCGGTGCGGTGGTCCTCGTGTGGGCCTGGCTGATGTGGGTGCTCGGGGTGCAGGTGCGGGCGATCAGCTGGGCGGAGCTGCCCGAGGAGCTGGCGATCCGCAAGGGGCGCATGTGGCGCCGGCTCGTGACGATCCCCTACGGCCGCATCCAGTACGTCGACCTCAGCTCCGGCCCCTACAAGCGCCAGGCGGGTCTGGCCGACATCACCGTCAACACCGCCTCGCCCGCGAGCAGCGGCGACATCCCCGGGCTGCCGGTCGAGGTGGCCGAGGAGCTGCGGGTGCGCCTCGCGGCCCGTGGCGAGGCGCAGCGGGCGGGCCTGTGA
- the aceE gene encoding pyruvate dehydrogenase (acetyl-transferring), homodimeric type: MPGSADYLSDGPILNGIPTHLPDIDAEETAEWLDSIDALIDDSGLDRARYVMLRLLERARMKNVGVPSLTTTDYVNTIKPTNEPWYPGDQEVERRYRAWIRWNAAIQVHRAQRPGVGVGGHISSYASAATLYEVGFNHFWRGKDHPGGGDQIFFQGHASPGMYARAFLEGRLSEDQMDGFRQEANRLASGGEIGMPSYPHPRLMPDFWEFPTVSMGIGPMNAIYQAQFNKYLHNRGIKDTSQQHVWAFLGDGEMDEPESRGLLQTAAFEELDNLTFVVNCNLQRLDGPVRGNGKIIQELEAFFRGAGWNVIKVVWGRGWDPLLASDRDGALVNLMNQTPDGDYQTFRANDGAYVRENFFNRDPRTRKLVEDWSDEDVWWKLKRGGHDYNKVYAAYREATEHTGQPTVILAKTIKGYGLGSHFAGRNATHQMKKLTLEDLKGLRDGLKIPISDEQLEKDPYLPPYYHPGEDDEAIQYLKERRGKLGGGLPQRRVEYTTPTLPGDDKYAQMAKGSGKQEIATTMAWVRLLKDLMREKDFGDRVVPIIPDEARTFGLDAFFPTKKIYNPHGQNYTSVDADLMLAYRESEQGQIIHTGINEAGSVAAFTAAATSYATHGEPMIPMYIFYSMFGFQRTGDSIWAAGDQMARGFMLGATAGRTTLTGEGLQHADGHSPLLAATNPAVVAWDPAYGFEIAHIMRQGLETMYGGDTPKGDSSRNVIYYLTLYNEPLVQPAQPEGLDVAGLLKGMYRYSAGDDSGLGDTPPRCQLLASGVGMPWALEAQQLLKDDWGVVADVWSVTSWSELRREAMACDEQRFLHPEAERRTPYITQALEGAVGPVVAVSDYMKQVQDQIRPWIPEEFSALGTDGFGFSDTRAAARRYFHVDGPSMAVRALQMLAERGWVAEDVPGKAADKYRLLDISAGTSGNAGGDA, translated from the coding sequence GTGCCCGGCTCAGCGGATTACCTCAGCGACGGACCCATCCTCAACGGCATCCCCACCCACCTGCCGGACATCGATGCGGAGGAGACGGCCGAATGGTTGGACTCCATCGATGCCCTCATCGACGACTCCGGGCTCGATCGCGCCCGCTACGTGATGCTGCGGCTGCTGGAGCGAGCCCGGATGAAGAACGTGGGGGTCCCGTCGTTGACGACGACCGACTACGTCAACACGATCAAGCCGACCAACGAGCCGTGGTACCCCGGCGACCAGGAGGTCGAGCGCCGCTACCGCGCCTGGATCCGCTGGAATGCCGCGATCCAGGTCCACCGCGCCCAGCGCCCCGGCGTGGGCGTCGGCGGCCACATCTCCTCCTACGCCTCCGCGGCGACCCTCTACGAGGTCGGCTTCAACCACTTCTGGCGGGGCAAGGACCACCCCGGCGGTGGCGACCAGATCTTCTTCCAGGGGCACGCCTCCCCCGGCATGTACGCCCGCGCCTTCCTCGAGGGACGCCTGAGCGAGGACCAGATGGACGGGTTCCGTCAGGAGGCCAACCGGCTCGCGAGCGGCGGCGAGATCGGGATGCCCTCCTACCCGCACCCTCGGTTGATGCCCGACTTCTGGGAGTTCCCCACCGTCTCGATGGGGATCGGCCCGATGAACGCGATCTACCAGGCGCAGTTCAACAAGTACCTGCACAACCGCGGCATCAAGGACACCTCGCAGCAGCACGTGTGGGCCTTCCTCGGTGACGGCGAGATGGACGAGCCCGAGAGCCGCGGTCTGCTCCAGACCGCGGCCTTCGAGGAGCTGGACAACCTCACCTTCGTCGTCAACTGCAACCTGCAGCGCCTCGACGGGCCGGTCCGTGGCAACGGCAAGATCATCCAGGAGCTCGAGGCCTTCTTCCGCGGGGCCGGGTGGAATGTCATCAAGGTCGTCTGGGGCCGCGGCTGGGACCCGCTGCTGGCGTCCGACCGCGATGGCGCGCTGGTCAACCTGATGAACCAGACGCCCGACGGCGACTACCAGACCTTCCGCGCCAACGACGGCGCGTATGTCCGCGAGAACTTCTTCAACCGCGACCCGCGCACCCGCAAGCTCGTCGAGGACTGGTCCGACGAGGACGTGTGGTGGAAGCTCAAGCGTGGTGGCCACGACTACAACAAGGTCTACGCCGCCTACCGCGAGGCGACCGAGCACACCGGCCAGCCGACCGTCATCCTCGCCAAGACGATCAAGGGCTACGGCCTGGGGTCGCACTTCGCCGGGCGCAACGCGACCCACCAGATGAAGAAGCTGACCCTCGAGGACCTCAAGGGCCTGCGCGACGGGCTGAAGATCCCGATCTCCGACGAGCAGCTGGAGAAGGACCCGTACCTGCCGCCGTACTACCACCCCGGCGAGGACGACGAGGCGATCCAGTACCTCAAGGAGCGTCGCGGCAAGCTCGGCGGCGGCCTGCCCCAGCGCCGCGTCGAGTACACGACCCCCACGCTGCCCGGCGACGACAAGTACGCCCAGATGGCCAAGGGCTCGGGCAAGCAGGAGATCGCCACGACGATGGCGTGGGTCCGGCTGCTCAAGGACCTCATGCGGGAGAAGGACTTCGGCGACCGGGTCGTGCCGATCATCCCCGACGAGGCGCGCACCTTCGGGCTCGACGCCTTCTTCCCGACGAAGAAGATCTACAACCCGCACGGCCAGAACTACACCTCGGTCGACGCCGACCTCATGCTCGCCTACCGCGAGTCGGAGCAGGGCCAGATCATCCACACCGGCATCAACGAGGCCGGTTCCGTGGCGGCCTTCACCGCCGCCGCGACGAGCTATGCCACGCACGGCGAGCCGATGATCCCGATGTACATCTTCTACTCGATGTTCGGCTTCCAGCGCACGGGCGACAGCATCTGGGCCGCGGGCGATCAGATGGCACGCGGCTTCATGCTCGGCGCCACCGCCGGTCGCACCACGCTGACCGGTGAGGGCCTGCAGCACGCCGACGGCCACTCGCCCCTGCTCGCGGCGACCAACCCCGCCGTCGTGGCCTGGGACCCGGCCTACGGCTTCGAGATCGCGCACATCATGCGCCAGGGGCTGGAGACGATGTACGGCGGCGACACACCCAAGGGCGACTCGAGCCGCAATGTCATCTACTACCTGACCCTCTACAACGAGCCGCTCGTGCAGCCGGCCCAGCCCGAGGGCCTGGACGTCGCCGGCCTGCTCAAGGGCATGTACCGCTACTCCGCGGGTGACGACTCCGGTCTGGGTGACACCCCGCCCCGGTGCCAGCTGCTCGCCAGCGGCGTCGGCATGCCGTGGGCGCTCGAGGCGCAGCAGCTGCTCAAGGACGACTGGGGCGTCGTCGCCGACGTCTGGTCGGTGACCAGCTGGAGCGAGCTGCGCCGCGAGGCGATGGCCTGCGACGAGCAGCGCTTCCTCCACCCCGAGGCCGAGCGGCGCACGCCGTACATCACCCAGGCCCTCGAGGGCGCGGTCGGCCCGGTCGTCGCGGTCTCGGACTACATGAAGCAGGTCCAGGACCAGATCCGCCCGTGGATCCCGGAGGAGTTCTCGGCGCTCGGCACCGACGGCTTCGGCTTCTCCGACACGCGTGCAGCAGCCCGGCGCTACTTCCACGTCGACGGCCCGTCGATGGCCGTGCGGGCCCTGCAGATGCTCGCCGAGCGCGGCTGGGTCGCCGAGGACGTGCCCGGCAAGGCGGCCGACAAGTACCGCCTGCTCGACATCAGTGCCGGGACCTCCGGCAACGCCGGCGGCGACGCCTGA
- a CDS encoding PH domain-containing protein, whose translation MTDEGFVRVHPLSPFVRGGLIVLGVLGYLVSQQIDTITAAIAGIDDGGGEGGGRWVLVQVGVLVVVVLGAVVLGLASWWFTRYRLGEDSIEMHTGALFRQHRQVRYDRIQAVDVVRPLLARLTGLAEVRVESAGGGDSHLSIAYLPLAEAEAVRARLLGLAERGAAASGPPAPVDGDGPTASALPGAPQAPAPQAPATQHLLSVPPARVVASVLLSGEAIVVVVVAAVAVVLGVAGLGPAVGGMVPLLVVSGGRALMRLTRWWGLTVGLRGSTLTSQRGLTDTRTSSVPLHRVQAVAITQPWLWRRQGWWSLEVNVAGAEIGSASEGASDSDLVPVATTAEVMRLLAVLTGDPTTTAAAASLMGGTPQDFVGQPSRARRLHPFAHRRIGYLAGERAVMTRGGWLDHTIQVVPWGRIQSMTLTQGPLSRRMDLASVHFVSTVGPVSPHVSHLDRAAAERLRSRTETLASRSRRGEPEGSACFPRPDTVDCDR comes from the coding sequence GTGACCGACGAGGGCTTCGTCCGGGTCCACCCGCTCTCGCCCTTCGTCCGGGGCGGGCTGATCGTCCTGGGTGTCCTCGGCTACCTCGTCAGCCAGCAGATCGACACGATCACCGCAGCGATCGCGGGGATCGACGACGGAGGCGGCGAAGGGGGTGGACGCTGGGTCCTCGTCCAGGTCGGCGTCCTCGTCGTGGTCGTCCTCGGGGCGGTCGTGCTGGGTCTCGCCTCGTGGTGGTTCACCCGCTACCGGCTCGGCGAGGACAGCATCGAGATGCACACGGGTGCGCTCTTCCGCCAGCACCGCCAGGTGCGCTATGACCGCATCCAGGCCGTCGACGTCGTCCGGCCACTCCTGGCCCGTCTCACCGGCCTGGCGGAGGTGCGGGTGGAGTCGGCCGGGGGCGGCGACTCGCACCTGTCGATCGCCTACCTGCCGCTTGCCGAGGCCGAGGCCGTGAGAGCGCGCCTGCTCGGGCTCGCGGAGCGCGGCGCCGCGGCCTCGGGCCCGCCGGCACCCGTCGATGGCGACGGGCCCACGGCTTCGGCGCTGCCAGGAGCGCCGCAGGCCCCGGCACCGCAGGCCCCGGCGACGCAGCACCTGCTGAGCGTGCCGCCCGCGCGGGTGGTCGCCTCCGTCCTGCTGAGCGGTGAGGCGATCGTCGTCGTCGTGGTGGCGGCGGTCGCGGTCGTCCTGGGCGTCGCCGGGCTCGGACCTGCCGTCGGTGGCATGGTCCCGCTGCTGGTGGTGAGCGGCGGACGCGCTCTGATGCGCCTGACCCGGTGGTGGGGCCTCACCGTCGGGCTGCGGGGCTCGACCCTGACGAGCCAACGGGGCCTGACCGACACGCGCACCTCATCGGTGCCGTTGCACCGCGTGCAGGCAGTCGCGATCACGCAGCCCTGGCTGTGGCGACGGCAGGGTTGGTGGTCGCTGGAGGTCAACGTCGCCGGCGCCGAGATCGGCTCGGCCTCCGAGGGTGCGTCGGACAGCGACCTCGTGCCCGTCGCGACGACCGCCGAGGTCATGCGGCTGCTCGCGGTCCTCACCGGGGACCCGACGACGACCGCAGCGGCCGCGTCGCTCATGGGTGGCACCCCGCAGGACTTCGTGGGGCAACCGTCCCGGGCGCGCCGGCTGCACCCCTTCGCCCACCGCCGCATCGGCTACCTCGCGGGGGAGCGGGCGGTCATGACCCGCGGTGGGTGGCTCGACCACACGATCCAGGTCGTCCCGTGGGGACGGATCCAGTCGATGACCCTCACCCAGGGTCCGCTGTCTCGACGGATGGACCTGGCGAGCGTGCACTTCGTGAGCACCGTCGGGCCGGTGAGCCCGCACGTCAGCCACCTCGACCGGGCCGCTGCAGAGCGCCTGAGGAGCCGCACCGAGACCCTCGCGAGCCGCTCGCGACGCGGCGAGCCGGAGGGCTCTGCTTGCTTCCCGCGCCCGGACACGGTGGACTGTGACCGATGA
- a CDS encoding Nif3-like dinuclear metal center hexameric protein yields MTSIPLRDVLSVLDDFFPQGSAQSWDRVGLVSGDPEQPIRRIHAAVDPTLAVIHEARDAGADLIITHHPLLLRGVHSVATTSAKGAAVTSLVVGDVALYVAHTNADVAEPGVNTALAAACGLTSTEPLTIEEGRPMGRVGDLDEPVSLADFAARLAQALPSAPAGIRVAGPLDGVVRRVALLGGAGDGLIGAAAAAGADVYVTSDLRHHPALEAREEAATTGGTPFLVDAGHWATESLWLGEMLQRLGESLEAAGHDVVGLETHVSTICTDPWSFTVGARPDLGDPQ; encoded by the coding sequence ATGACTTCCATCCCGCTCCGGGACGTGCTGAGCGTCCTGGACGACTTCTTCCCGCAGGGGTCGGCCCAGTCCTGGGACCGCGTCGGGCTCGTCTCCGGTGACCCCGAGCAGCCGATCCGTCGCATCCACGCGGCCGTCGACCCGACCCTCGCGGTCATCCATGAGGCCCGTGACGCCGGCGCCGACCTGATCATCACGCACCACCCCCTGCTGCTGCGCGGCGTGCACTCGGTCGCCACCACCAGCGCGAAGGGAGCGGCCGTCACCTCCCTCGTCGTCGGCGACGTCGCGCTCTACGTCGCCCACACCAACGCCGATGTCGCCGAGCCCGGGGTCAACACGGCGCTCGCCGCCGCCTGCGGGCTGACCTCGACCGAGCCGCTCACGATCGAGGAGGGCCGCCCGATGGGGCGCGTCGGTGACCTCGACGAGCCGGTCTCCCTGGCGGACTTCGCTGCGCGGCTGGCGCAGGCACTCCCTTCGGCCCCGGCGGGGATCCGCGTGGCCGGACCGCTCGACGGCGTCGTGCGACGGGTCGCCCTCCTGGGCGGGGCCGGCGACGGTCTCATCGGCGCTGCCGCCGCCGCTGGCGCCGACGTCTACGTCACGTCGGACCTGCGCCACCACCCGGCCCTCGAGGCCCGCGAGGAGGCCGCGACGACCGGGGGCACCCCCTTCCTCGTCGATGCCGGTCACTGGGCCACCGAGTCGCTGTGGCTGGGAGAGATGCTCCAGCGCCTCGGGGAGTCGCTCGAGGCCGCCGGACACGACGTGGTTGGCTTGGAGACCCACGTGAGCACCATCTGCACCGACCCGTGGAGCTTCACCGTCGGCGCACGACCCGACCTAGGAGACCCGCAGTGA
- a CDS encoding glycerophosphodiester phosphodiesterase has translation MHPTEIATGVLAAVSLVLPAATATAAPTAPSQSTTQSVSGNPGYREKDMSDPLVLAHRGASGYRPEHTLAAYDLAVEQGADYIEPDLVMTKDGVLVDRHEPEIGGTTDVADRPEFADRRTTKQVDGASVTGWFVDDFTLAELKTLRTKERLGDLRPGSSTYDGQFQVPTFEEVLAQREALSRSTGRVIGIIPEIKHSTYLHAEGFDPEAEVTRLVKAYHLDHRKAPIWVQSFELTALKSLREHGYRGKSTFLTTVKGGPYDLREQGTTYAELTTAASMQELSQWIDGFGPEKNAVIARNADGTLGEPTSFVDDAHAAGLKVTPWTFRAENTFLPTDYRTGSDPATHGRMADEVTRFFEVGVDGVFCDQPDICVGAREDFLDAS, from the coding sequence ATGCACCCCACCGAGATCGCCACCGGTGTCCTGGCCGCCGTCTCCCTCGTCCTGCCAGCAGCCACGGCCACGGCCGCTCCCACCGCCCCGTCGCAGAGCACCACCCAGTCGGTCTCGGGCAACCCCGGGTACCGCGAGAAGGACATGAGCGACCCGCTCGTGCTTGCCCACCGCGGCGCGTCCGGCTACCGCCCCGAGCACACCCTCGCCGCCTACGACCTCGCCGTCGAGCAGGGCGCCGACTACATCGAGCCCGACCTGGTCATGACCAAGGACGGAGTGCTCGTCGACCGCCACGAACCCGAGATCGGTGGCACCACCGACGTCGCCGACCGTCCCGAGTTCGCCGACCGCAGGACGACCAAGCAGGTCGATGGTGCGTCCGTGACCGGTTGGTTCGTCGACGACTTCACCCTCGCCGAGCTGAAGACGCTGCGCACCAAGGAGCGTCTGGGTGACCTGCGGCCCGGGTCGAGCACCTACGACGGTCAGTTCCAGGTGCCGACCTTCGAGGAGGTGCTCGCCCAGCGCGAGGCGCTCTCCCGCTCCACCGGTCGCGTCATCGGGATCATCCCGGAGATCAAGCACTCGACCTACCTGCACGCCGAGGGCTTCGACCCCGAGGCCGAGGTCACCCGGCTCGTCAAGGCCTACCACCTCGACCACCGCAAGGCCCCGATCTGGGTCCAGTCCTTCGAGCTGACCGCACTGAAGTCCCTGCGCGAGCACGGGTACCGGGGCAAGAGCACCTTCCTCACGACGGTCAAGGGCGGCCCCTACGACCTGCGCGAGCAGGGCACGACCTACGCCGAGCTCACGACCGCCGCGTCCATGCAGGAGCTGTCCCAGTGGATCGACGGCTTCGGCCCGGAGAAGAACGCGGTCATCGCCCGCAACGCGGACGGCACCCTGGGTGAGCCGACGAGCTTCGTCGACGACGCGCACGCCGCCGGGCTCAAGGTCACCCCGTGGACCTTCCGCGCGGAGAACACCTTCCTCCCGACCGACTACCGCACCGGCTCCGACCCCGCGACCCATGGGCGGATGGCCGACGAGGTCACGCGCTTCTTCGAGGTCGGCGTCGACGGGGTCTTCTGCGACCAGCCCGACATCTGCGTCGGGGCACGCGAGGACTTCCTCGACGCCAGCTGA
- a CDS encoding peroxiredoxin: MTQQPLSVGDTAPGFTLRDQNGRDVSLSEYQRERAVLLVFYPFAFSGICTGELGEIRDDLGRFESEAVTTVAISCDPMFSLRAWADQQGYFFPLLSDFWPHGQVASDYGVLDETAGKAERGTFLVGRDGRIAWSLVNPAGQARDFTGYHDALARLVHT; encoded by the coding sequence ATGACCCAGCAGCCTCTGTCGGTCGGGGACACCGCGCCCGGCTTCACCCTGCGCGACCAGAACGGCCGCGACGTCTCGCTGAGCGAGTACCAGCGCGAGCGGGCCGTGCTGCTGGTCTTCTACCCCTTCGCCTTCTCCGGCATCTGCACCGGTGAGCTGGGGGAGATCCGCGACGACCTGGGCCGCTTCGAGTCCGAGGCGGTCACGACCGTCGCCATCTCCTGCGACCCGATGTTCAGCCTGCGGGCCTGGGCCGACCAGCAGGGCTACTTCTTCCCGCTGCTGTCGGACTTCTGGCCGCACGGGCAGGTCGCGAGCGACTACGGCGTGCTCGACGAGACCGCCGGCAAGGCCGAGCGCGGGACCTTCCTCGTGGGCCGTGACGGTCGCATCGCGTGGTCGCTCGTCAACCCCGCGGGTCAGGCGCGAGACTTCACCGGCTACCACGACGCGCTCGCCCGACTCGTCCACACCTGA
- the fdhD gene encoding formate dehydrogenase accessory sulfurtransferase FdhD yields MGRMTQRLKAQRVGDVSGSRIESVAVEEPLEIRVAALPASGIPAGSNPLRPPSTTVTTTMRLPGDDFDLTLGHLVAEGLIGDGDDIATMMHCTDVGPDGSPTFNVVEVTLAAGVSLRRPISERTEVATSACGVCGSTSVDDLLAALPQSPSTDDARFGLDAIQAGMAAMRLRQKVFDATGGVHAAALLDARGEVLVVREDIGRHNAVDKVIGWATREGRLPLRGHALLVSSRAGFEIAQKAAVAGVPVLACVSAATSLAVEVAERSGLTLLGFVREGRATAYSHPARVSEADPGL; encoded by the coding sequence ATGGGACGGATGACGCAGCGGCTGAAGGCGCAGCGGGTCGGGGACGTCTCTGGGTCGCGGATCGAGTCCGTCGCGGTCGAGGAACCACTCGAGATCCGGGTCGCCGCCCTGCCCGCCAGCGGGATACCGGCCGGGAGCAACCCCCTTCGTCCGCCGTCGACGACCGTGACGACGACCATGCGCCTGCCCGGCGACGACTTCGACCTCACCCTCGGCCACCTCGTGGCCGAGGGCCTCATCGGCGACGGTGACGACATCGCCACGATGATGCACTGCACCGACGTCGGGCCGGACGGGTCACCGACCTTCAACGTCGTCGAGGTGACCCTGGCCGCGGGTGTCTCGCTCCGGCGGCCGATCAGCGAGCGGACCGAGGTCGCGACGAGCGCCTGCGGGGTCTGCGGGTCGACCTCGGTCGACGACCTGCTGGCCGCTCTCCCCCAGTCACCCTCGACCGATGACGCCCGCTTCGGGCTCGACGCGATCCAGGCCGGCATGGCAGCGATGCGCCTGCGGCAGAAGGTCTTCGACGCGACAGGGGGTGTGCACGCTGCTGCCCTGCTGGACGCCCGGGGCGAGGTGCTCGTCGTGCGCGAGGACATCGGTCGGCACAACGCCGTCGACAAGGTCATCGGGTGGGCGACCCGCGAGGGCCGGCTGCCCCTGCGCGGGCATGCCCTGCTCGTCTCCTCCCGGGCCGGCTTCGAGATCGCGCAGAAGGCCGCGGTCGCGGGGGTGCCGGTGCTGGCCTGCGTCTCGGCCGCGACGTCGCTCGCCGTGGAGGTCGCCGAGCGCAGCGGCCTGACCCTCCTGGGATTCGTCCGCGAGGGCCGCGCGACCGCCTACAGCCACCCCGCACGCGTCTCGGAGGCCGACCCCGGTTTGTGA
- a CDS encoding MOSC domain-containing protein: MDTPFVMSVSRDQLHRFSKQSCEAIDLVEDLGVRGDAHAGTLVQHRSRVRRDPNQPNLRQVHLIQGALLDEARDAGHDIGPGSLGENILTSGVDLLALPEGTRLHLGGASVRLTGLRNPCRQIDEHSRGLLKVVVRRVDGVASDSDVELGPTGGVQSVDGVGIVRRAGVMAVVERSGTVRPGDAIEVELPPQPHTPLTPV; encoded by the coding sequence GTGGACACCCCCTTCGTCATGTCGGTGAGTCGGGACCAGCTGCACCGCTTCAGCAAGCAGTCGTGCGAGGCCATCGACCTCGTCGAGGACCTCGGGGTGCGCGGTGACGCCCACGCCGGGACCCTGGTGCAGCACCGCTCACGCGTGCGGCGTGACCCCAACCAGCCCAACCTGCGGCAGGTGCACCTGATCCAGGGCGCGCTGCTGGACGAGGCCCGCGACGCCGGGCACGACATCGGTCCTGGGTCGCTCGGCGAGAACATCCTCACGTCGGGAGTTGACCTGCTCGCCCTCCCCGAGGGGACGCGGCTGCACCTGGGTGGGGCAAGCGTGCGCCTGACCGGTCTGCGCAACCCGTGCCGGCAGATCGACGAGCACTCGCGGGGTCTGCTCAAGGTCGTCGTCCGCCGGGTCGATGGCGTCGCATCCGACTCCGACGTCGAGCTGGGCCCGACGGGTGGCGTCCAGAGCGTCGACGGGGTCGGCATCGTGCGCCGCGCCGGCGTCATGGCCGTCGTCGAGCGGAGCGGCACGGTGCGCCCCGGGGACGCCATCGAGGTCGAGCTGCCACCGCAGCCGCACACTCCGCTCACCCCGGTCTGA
- a CDS encoding isopenicillin N synthase family dioxygenase, translating to MSDDILEVDLLAFESGDGERARAVVDGLMTSLDTGFVYVSHDLSEDLIDSAYDMLEEFFAAERAVKEQFVAPGTHGQTGYTGLLVETAATADVADWKEMLNWGGAVPAGHPLRTRYPHRYHDPVLPESAVPGITETLTTFHTAVADLQRRVLRIIATGVGAHPDYFEKMLVDGPTLSRAIHYPAMQSAPDAPHVWAAEHADINLITALPRATAAGLQVRLKDSGEWIDAVAPEGGAIINTGLMLEVVTNGIITPGIHRVVAAPGQEGDRYSVVQFAHPTPWTVLSPLVPTVTEQTPQLFSPISAADALDLVLYEINLIEDARRV from the coding sequence ATGAGCGACGACATCCTCGAGGTTGACCTGCTGGCCTTCGAGTCCGGGGACGGTGAGCGAGCACGGGCCGTCGTCGACGGTCTGATGACCTCGCTGGACACGGGCTTCGTCTACGTCAGCCACGACCTGTCCGAGGACCTCATCGACAGCGCCTACGACATGCTCGAGGAGTTCTTCGCGGCCGAGCGCGCGGTCAAGGAGCAGTTCGTCGCTCCCGGCACCCACGGGCAGACCGGCTACACGGGTCTCCTCGTCGAGACCGCCGCCACGGCCGACGTGGCGGACTGGAAGGAGATGCTCAACTGGGGTGGCGCCGTCCCGGCGGGGCACCCCCTTCGCACGCGCTACCCGCACCGCTACCACGACCCGGTGCTCCCCGAGTCGGCCGTGCCGGGCATCACCGAGACGCTGACGACCTTCCACACGGCGGTGGCCGACCTGCAGCGCCGGGTCCTGCGGATCATCGCCACCGGCGTCGGTGCGCACCCGGACTACTTCGAGAAGATGCTCGTCGACGGGCCGACGCTCTCCCGCGCGATCCACTACCCGGCGATGCAGTCCGCGCCCGACGCGCCGCACGTGTGGGCGGCCGAGCACGCCGACATCAACCTCATCACCGCCCTGCCCCGGGCCACCGCGGCCGGGTTGCAGGTCCGCCTGAAGGACAGCGGCGAGTGGATCGACGCGGTCGCCCCGGAGGGCGGGGCGATCATCAACACCGGTCTCATGCTCGAGGTGGTCACCAACGGCATCATCACGCCCGGCATCCACCGGGTCGTCGCCGCTCCCGGCCAGGAGGGTGATCGCTACTCGGTGGTCCAGTTCGCCCACCCCACGCCGTGGACGGTCCTCAGCCCCCTCGTGCCCACCGTCACCGAGCAGACGCCCCAGCTCTTCTCGCCGATCAGCGCAGCCGACGCCCTCGACCTGGTGCTCTACGAGATCAACCTGATCGAGGACGCACGCCGGGTCTGA